A region of the Terriglobia bacterium genome:
CGTGGTCATTCTCTTTCTCACGCCGCTGATCTGGAGCCTGCCAACCGGGCTGATGGTGGGCGAACTGGCGGCCGCGATTCCAGCGGAAGGCGGCTTTTACGTGTGGGTGCGCCGCGCCATGGGTCCGTTCTGGGGGTTCCAGGAAGCATGGCTCTCGCTGGTGGCCAGCATCTTTGACATGGCCATCTATCCAACGGTGTTCGTGCTTTACCTGGGACGCCTGTGGCCTGCGCTGACAGCAGGTAACAGAGGCGTGGCGATCGCCGCCGCCATGATTGTTGTTTGCTTGGCTTGGAACCTCTTCGGCGCCAAGGCCGTAGGCGAAGGCTCCGTGTTACTGGGCCTGCTGATGCTGGCCCCGTTTGTGCTGATCACGGCATTTGCCTTTTTCCGCCACGTTCCGCTGGGCAACGCGCAACCGGCAGAGGGAAGTTTTCTTACCGGCATTCTGGTGGCCATGTGGAACTACATGGGATGGGACAACGCGTCCACCGTGGCCAATGAGGTTGAAGATCCGCAGAAAACGTATCCGCGGGTGATGATGCTGGCGCTGGGCGCGATCATTTTTTCTTACGTCATTCCTGTGGTTGCGGTTTGGCACTTGCACGTCCAGGCGGACATATGGTCCACCGGAAGCTGGGCCAGCATTGCCACCATGGTGGTTGGGCCGTGGCTGGGCTTTGCCCTGGTGGGCGCGGCCATGATCAGCGAGTTCGGAACGTTCAACTCACTGGTGATGTCGTATTCGCGGTTGCCCGTGGCCATGGCGGAAGACGGCCATCTTCCCAAGATATTTGCGCGCAAACTGAAAGACGGCGCGCCCTGGGTGGCGATCCTGGTTCTGGGTGTCGCGTGGGCGGCGTCCCTCGGGCTGAGTTTTGACAAGCTCATCATGCTCGACATTCTTCTTTACGGAGCAAGCCTGGTGCTGGAGTTTCTGGCGCTGATCATTCTGCGCATTCGCGAACCACAACTCTTGCGGCCGTTCCGCGTGCCCGGCGGAATGTTCGGCGCGATTGCCATTGCCGTAGGCCCCACGGCGCTGCTGGTCATCGCGTTGATCAAGAACCGCGGAGAACATTTGGACCTGTGGCGGATAGGCAGCGTAAGCCAACTGGGCTTCGGCATGGTGCTGATGGCGCTGGGCGTGGTCTATTACTTTGTGGCGGGAAGAGCCCGGAAATAGCTCTCACCACGGAGACACGGAGGCACGGAGAAAAAACCATCACTAGTCAGGAGGCGGGCGGCGGCACCCACGGCAGCGGCCAACAATCCCCCAGAAATAAGGGTTCCGCACTTCGCAATAAGGGCATGCCAGGGAAACGAGTCTCCACACAGATACACACCAAACCAAAGTCCACGCTCCCGCAAGATAAAAAGGAAGAGTCTCATTCTTGAGCACTGCACTGGAAAACACCGCAAAAAGCAAACAGATTGGCACAAAGCCCGCGAACAAAAGCCAACTGACGATTCGCGCTCGCTTAAGGGCCCGCCTGTTCAGTTCCATGACGCCTCCAGCGCCGATCCCAATGTGCTACGTGGCTAAGTTCCTCAGCGTTTTAAGGTTGTTGGATCTTGTTTCTCGGCATCAGGAAATACGCTCCACCCAAGATCAACAAATAAAACACCGCGCTTTGCGCCGCGACCTTTGCTTGCTGCACCCACCATGTGCAAGCGACGGTGGCGACAATCGCGATGAATCCCAGGAGCGAACCCGCGGCCCCCAGCGGGGAGCGCAATCCGATTTCCGCCAGTTGATCGCGCGTGATTGTTTTTCGGAAACGCACGTGGGCAAGAAGCGAGATCAGCCAGGCGATCATCCCGCCGACCAGCGCGGCGTTGATCATATAAAGATACGCGTGCTTGGTGCGAAGCTGCAGCAGAATAGCCCCGACAATGCCCAGCATCGAAACCAGCAGCGCGCCCATGGGCACGCCATGATGGTTCAGCACGCCCATAGGTCGTGGCGCGTAGCCGGAGCGGGCGAGCGAGAACAACATGCGCGACGTCACGTACAGGCTGGCGTTGGCGCCGGAGAGCGCGGCGGAGAGCACCACAAAGTTCATGATGAACCCGGCCGCGGGAATTCCTGAGACTTTGAACACGGTGACGAACGGGCTCTCGGAAACGCCGGCGTTTTTCCAGGGCATCACGCCCACCAGCACGGCCATGGCGCCCACGTAGATAAACGCCAGCATGGCAAAAGCGATGCGCGTGGCGCGCGCCACGTCGGCGCTGGAGCGGGCCTCGCCGGAGGAGACGGCCACCATCTCAATGCCGAGAAAACTGTAAAGCCCGAACGAAATGACGAACAGCGGCGCCGTCCACCCATTGGGTGCGAACCCACCGCTGGCCACGTACTGGGGATGGACTTTTCCGGCAAACAGCAGCGCTGCGCCCATCAGGATAAAAACAAAAATGGTGACGACCTTGATCAGCGCGAACCAATATTCGAACGTGCCGTAGTGTCCGACGGAAAAGAGGTTGATGGCCACAAGAAAGCCGCCAAAGACCACCATCCACACCACGACCGGCACGCCGGGAAACCATATCTGCATGTAGGTTCCGGCGGCCACCAGCTCAGAGCCAATGGCCATGACCACGGAAAACCAGTAACCGTAGCGGGCCACGAACCCAGCCCAGGGATTGAGATAGAGTTCGGCGTAAACGCCAAACGACCCGGCCGCGGGGTGCGCGGCTGACATCTCTCCCAGGGCCATGGCCACGGTGAATGTGATGAGCGCGCTGAGCGCATAAGTGACAATCACCGCCGGCCCGGCCACCTGGATGGCAGCCCCCGACCCCAGCAGCAGACCGGTGCCGATGGAGCCGCCCACGGCGACCATGGCCATCTGGCGCGCGCCCAGCTCGCGTTTCAGACCTTGTTCTGGTTCTGGCATCCGCAAATTTATATATGCAGCGCCGCCACAGCGCCAGTCATTCTTCGGGGAACCAGCTTCGCGTGCTCGGCCCTCCTCCCGTCAAAGCGGACAGGTTTAAGGGTAGCAATCACGCACGCTCGGAGCGTTACGCGGTCGTCGCGTCACGGAAGTTACCCCGGCAAGCATTGAGCGCAGCGCCAATTACGCATAGAATTGACCATACTCTCGTCCCCAGAAGGGTCTTGTTCCGATTTGCAAGAGCGTTTTCTGGGGCATTGGAATTCATGGCGGACATCTCCAAGCGGCTGGAAAAAGCGGAAAAGTACCTCCAAAAGGGCAAACCGGAAGCCGCCCTGGAGGAGTACCTGGCGATCCTGGAAGACGAACCCAGGAACGATCAAGTGCGCCAAACCGCCGCCGATCTTTGCCTGGCCCTGGGCCGCGGCGGCGAAGCCGGCAACCTGCTCAGCCAGATGTTCCAGCAGGAGATTGAAGCCGGCGACAGCGCCCGCGGCGTCGTCACCTACAAGAAGCTGGCCAAGATCTCCGTGCCCACGCCGGTGCAGACCTTCCACTACGCCCAGCTCATGGAAAAGAAGGACCGCCGTGAAGCACTGGAAGCCTATGAAACCGCGCTGGCCGGTTTCGAAAAGCAACGCAAGAACGCGCAGGTGCTGGCCGCGGCGAAAAAGATCGTTGAGCTCTCGCCCACCATGGAAAACCTGCAGCGCGCGGGCGAGAAAGCCGCCATCATGGGCGAAGGCCGCACGGCGTCGCTCCACTTTGTGCAACTGGGTTTGTTGAAAGATGAAGAGTCTCCCGGCACCGGCTTCGTCTGGTTTGAGCGCGCCTACAACCTTGATCCCATGAACCTGCAAGCGGTCTTTCTCTACAGCCGCGGCCTGTTCTCGCGCAACTCGCTGCCCGAGTGCATTGACGTCCTGACTCCCGTGGTGACCCGGTTCCAGAGCACGCCTGAGGTTCGCGAACTGTACGCGCACGCGCTGATGGCGGCGCGGCGTCCTGCCGAGGCTGAGCCGCTGGCCTGGGAGCTGTTCATCAAAGATCCCCGGCAACTGGAAGAAATTGCAGCGCTGGTGGGCGTGTATTTGGACATTGGCGATACCCAGGGCGCGCTGGACCTGGCCAAGCGGGTGGAAGACCATGAGACGCGCAATGGCCGCCGCCGCGAATTTCTGGCTGCCATGTTTGACATGTCTGACCGGCGCCTGCCCACGCTGGGTTTTGCCGAATACCTGGCCGCGCTGTTCAACACCGCCAACATGGAGCACGAGTACAGCACCACGCTGCTGAAGCTGTTTCAGCTGTACTTTAACGCCGGCCGCTTCGTGCAGGCGGGCGAGACGCTGGACCGCGCGGCGGAACTTGATTCCTATGAGGCCGGCCACGGCAAGCGTCTGGAGATGCTGCGCGGCAAGATTGATCAGACGCAGTACAACCGCATCGCCAACCGCTTCAGCAAAGTTGGCACCAAAGTGGAAGCGCCGGCGCGCCCTGAACCGGTCGCGGCGAAGACGACGGCAGCCAAGACCACCGGCGGCGAAGCCGAGCCTGCCGTGCTGGAAGACTTCATCCTGCAGGCGGAGATCTATCTGCAGTACGGAATGCGTTCCAAAGCCATGGAGCGGATTGAGCGCATCCATAAGCTTTTTCCTCGCGAAGAGTCAAAGAACGAGAAGCTCCGCCTTTTGTATCTCACCGCCGGCTTCACGCCGGTGTATGAGACCTCGGCTCCGACTGCGTCGGGCGCCAACGTTTGGCCCCCGGAGCCGCCCGCGGGCAAAGCGGTGGGAGCGGCCGCAGGTCCGCAGGACGAGAACGCGGTGGACAACTTTACCCGCGTCACGGAAATCACCCGCAGCTTCTATCGCCAGGCGACGGTGAAGAGCGTGCTGTTTACCGCGGTGAATGAAATTGGGCGGCATTTCAACGCCAGCCGGTGCGTCGCCGGACTGTGCACGCCGGGCAAGCCGCCTTCCGCGGCGCTGGAATATTGCGCGCCGGGCACCAAGCAGTCTGACGTGATGGCCATCGTCAAGCTCATCGCCTTGACGCAGACCCTGGCCGGCGCCGGCGCGGCTTCCATTCCCAACGCCGCCTCGGCGCCGGAACTCTCTCCCGTCAAAGAACATATTGAGGCGTTGAACATTCAGTCCCTGTTGGCCGTGCCGCTGCTGGATTCCGGCGAACAATCGGGCATTCTGATCCTGGAACAGACTTCGCCCCGACAGTGGCGGCAGAATGATCTGGTAGTGCTCAAGACCATGGCGGAACAAGTGGTGCTGGCGGTGAGCAACGCCCGCCTGCGCACCTTGATGAAGACCCTGGCCGTGACCGACGAGAAATCCGGCCTGCTGAAGAGATCGTCGTATCTCGACGTTTTGCTCTCTGAGGTGCGGCGGTCGCTGCAACAGCACACGCCGCTGACCCTGATGCTGCTGCATTTTGGCAAAGCGTCGGCCATGTTGAAGGAAATCGGCGAGGCCCAGGTGGAGAACATGATGCAGCAGGTGGGCCAGACCCTGGCTACCCACGTCCGCCAAAACGACGTGGCCGTGCGCTATGACCTTACCAGCATCGCCCTGGTGCTCTCCGACACGGCGGAGAAAAACGCTTTCCTGGTGGTGGACAAAATGCGCAAGGTGCTCTCGCCCATCCGCGTGCCAGGCACCGAGCGCGCGCCGGCCATCAGCGTCGGCATCGCGGAGGCCGTGCTGCAAGACCGCTTTGACGCCGTGGACATTGTCACCGAGGTGATCAACCGCGTGGAAAACGCCCTGGACCAGGCCCGCGCCGAAGGCGGCAACAAAGCCCAGGCGCTCGCGGCCAAGCTGGAACCGAACGCGGTGGCGTGAGGCGTGCAGCCTGCGCTGTGCACTCATAGGAAAACCGCGGAAATCCAAAAGTCGCCCTACTTCGTTTCCGGCAGCGTGTATTCGAAATCGTAGGAATGCTTCCCGTCGGCGATGATGATGTTCATTCTGCCCGTGAGTCCCACCAACTGCCCCGTGCCGGAGTCCGGGACCACGGTAATGTTCAATTGTTGGGCGCCGCCCGCCATGGTGCCACTATGCTGCAGGATGAAGCTGCCGCTGCGGCCTTGGAGTGTTCCCGTGACTTTCTCCATCGCCACGTAGCCGGCGGAGCCTTTCACCGCGGTGGTCGCCGTCAGCATCTGGCCCACGCTGGTGGCTTCCAGATCGCCGTGGATTTGCTTGTCAATGGTCAACCGGCCCAGTGACTGGTCTCCCGCCCGGTCGTCGGCTACGGGGACCACCTTTACTTCAAACTCTCCCTTGGCATGGTGGGTCATGAGGGCTTCTTTCTGGATGGGGCTTTTCGCCGGAGCTTGGGCGCGGATGTACCGCGGGAAGCCATAGCTAATGGACACAAATGTTGCGGCGACCACGATCATTGCAGTACGAACTCGGTTGTTCATGCCTGCCATGATCAGGCAGAAAGAATGGGCGCGTCAACAACGTCGGAACTTCGCGGGATTGAAATCCCGCGATTTCTCAGCCGTCCAACCTCGAATGGGTTGATGGTGTCTTGCCCTGTCTCTTCCTCCGCGTCTCCGCGCCTCCGCGGTGAACTTTCCTAGAACGCGAACATCACTTGCAGATCAACTCTGCGGTTGGCTGACTGCGTGTTGAACGGTCCGCCAGCCAAAGACGTTGACTCGCCGAACTTGGGCGAACTCAGGTTGCCGATGGGCGGAGCGGGGTTCACGTGGTTGAAGATGTTGCGCGCGTTGGCGCTGAACGTCAGGCTGTAGCGATTGGTGGTGGAGCGTTCGCCGCCCATGCCCATCGGTCCGCCACGAGGTCCGCCAGCCATCGGTCCGCCACCGCCGGGACCATGGCCGCCACCGCCGGGAGCTCCGCCACCGGGGCGTCCGCCGCCGTGGGCGTCCGGCGTGTGCTGCGCGCCTTGCTGTCCGGCTTGCTGCTGTCCTTGCGGCGCCTGCTTGTTGGCTGCGGTTTCCAGTTTGGGTCCCAGGCCAAAGGTCTTGCTCAAACGCAGGTTCAGCGTGAATTGTCCGGGGCCGTTGCCAAAGTTCATGGGGATGCGGGCCTCACCCGGCGCCGGCGCCACATCGAAGTTGCCAAATTGTGTTGTCCGCAAGTTCGCTGCGCTGGTAGCGCTGGTGGCAAACGCCGGCCGGTCATTGAAGATGGAGTCGCCGTTCAGGTCCTGGCCGGTGATGATGTTGAAGGGCGCGCCGGAGTTGACGATCATGAAAGGGCTCACGCGGAAGCCGTGCGGCATGGCCACCGTTCCGCCGACGAACAACCGGTTGCGCACGTCAAACGCCGCGCGCCCGTAGTCGGCGCCGATGTTGGCGGGGTTGGTGGGGAAGCTGCCCGCGCCGAACGCGTCGCTCTTGGCGAAACTGAGGCTGTAGAAGCTGAAGATGGTCAGCTTGGCGCCGGCGCGCACGTTGAAGCTGGCAATCATCTGGTTCTGCTTGTAGATGCCTTCAGAAATGTACTCGTAAGCCGGCGTGGCGGCGGGAACCAGCGCGTTGGTGTTTACGGAGAGAAACTGGTGCACGCCTTGCGAATGCAGATAGGTCACCGACAAGGTGGAGCTCTTGGTGATCTGCCGTTCCACCGACGCCGCCCCCTGCATGGTGTACGGCGCGCGCAGGTCCGGCGCGATCTTGTAAGTGGTGGAGCCGGACGCGCTCAAGCTGCTCAGCGACGGCAGCACCGGAAACGACGGGTTCTGCACCACAAACTGCTGCTGGTTCACGCCGTTGAGCCGTTCCGCCTGCAGGATCAGGTTCTGGCCAAAGCGGTCATAAAAAATTCCAAAGCCGGTGCGGATGATGGTTTTGGGCTGCGTGTTCTTCTTGGCGCCCACGCCCCAGGCAAACCCCACGCGGGGCGACCAATCGCCGTGATCGCCAATGCCGTTCTGGGTTTCAAAACGCAGGCCATAGCTGGCGGTCATGTTAGGACGGATTTTCCAGTCGTCTTCGGCGTAGATCCCGGCGTCCACGAACGTATTGGAGATCAGCGGATTCCCGGTGACGATGGTCAACTGGCTGGGCGTGCCGGCCAGAAACGCCGCCGGTGAGACGAATGTGTACGTGCCGTTGAAGTTGGCGCTGGAACTATTGTCCACGGACGTCGTGCGCAGCCGCCCGCCCAGGCGCATGAAGTGGTTGCCGCGGTTGATGGACGTGTAATTCTGCAGCTCGATGTGGTCGCTCTTAACGGCGCTGTTGCCGATCGCG
Encoded here:
- a CDS encoding carboxypeptidase regulatory-like domain-containing protein codes for the protein MKLWPAGAGKLLLMIFVLLVSAVMLPAQTPSRLHGQVIDQTGAVIPGALITLRSSTGQTITAKSDGVGSYQVRELAAGTYTLTVVEKGFRAHAQQVVVAAGQDQKLDITLEVYVQEEHVDVQSDAARVNVNPENNASSMVISGKDLDALSDDPDELQSELQALAGPSAGPNGGQIYIDGFTGGQLPPKSSIREIRINQNPFSAQYDRMGFGRIEILTKPGTDKVHGQFSYNDNHSVLDALNPFAAIEPDFSSRIYNGNLGGPLSKKASYFVNFERRDINDAAVVVPSAFAAAGEPVIGVSNPRIRTNISSRFDFQLAASNTLMVRYQYTHDQQDNNGVGQLALPSQAFNQTSNEHEIQLSDTQIISPHVINETRFEWEHSNTDQNALTSGPAINVLGVFLGGGNAIGNSAVKSDHIELQNYTSINRGNHFMRLGGRLRTTSVDNSSSANFNGTYTFVSPAAFLAGTPSQLTIVTGNPLISNTFVDAGIYAEDDWKIRPNMTASYGLRFETQNGIGDHGDWSPRVGFAWGVGAKKNTQPKTIIRTGFGIFYDRFGQNLILQAERLNGVNQQQFVVQNPSFPVLPSLSSLSASGSTTYKIAPDLRAPYTMQGAASVERQITKSSTLSVTYLHSQGVHQFLSVNTNALVPAATPAYEYISEGIYKQNQMIASFNVRAGAKLTIFSFYSLSFAKSDAFGAGSFPTNPANIGADYGRAAFDVRNRLFVGGTVAMPHGFRVSPFMIVNSGAPFNIITGQDLNGDSIFNDRPAFATSATSAANLRTTQFGNFDVAPAPGEARIPMNFGNGPGQFTLNLRLSKTFGLGPKLETAANKQAPQGQQQAGQQGAQHTPDAHGGGRPGGGAPGGGGHGPGGGGPMAGGPRGGPMGMGGERSTTNRYSLTFSANARNIFNHVNPAPPIGNLSSPKFGESTSLAGGPFNTQSANRRVDLQVMFAF
- a CDS encoding diguanylate cyclase, whose protein sequence is MADISKRLEKAEKYLQKGKPEAALEEYLAILEDEPRNDQVRQTAADLCLALGRGGEAGNLLSQMFQQEIEAGDSARGVVTYKKLAKISVPTPVQTFHYAQLMEKKDRREALEAYETALAGFEKQRKNAQVLAAAKKIVELSPTMENLQRAGEKAAIMGEGRTASLHFVQLGLLKDEESPGTGFVWFERAYNLDPMNLQAVFLYSRGLFSRNSLPECIDVLTPVVTRFQSTPEVRELYAHALMAARRPAEAEPLAWELFIKDPRQLEEIAALVGVYLDIGDTQGALDLAKRVEDHETRNGRRREFLAAMFDMSDRRLPTLGFAEYLAALFNTANMEHEYSTTLLKLFQLYFNAGRFVQAGETLDRAAELDSYEAGHGKRLEMLRGKIDQTQYNRIANRFSKVGTKVEAPARPEPVAAKTTAAKTTGGEAEPAVLEDFILQAEIYLQYGMRSKAMERIERIHKLFPREESKNEKLRLLYLTAGFTPVYETSAPTASGANVWPPEPPAGKAVGAAAGPQDENAVDNFTRVTEITRSFYRQATVKSVLFTAVNEIGRHFNASRCVAGLCTPGKPPSAALEYCAPGTKQSDVMAIVKLIALTQTLAGAGAASIPNAASAPELSPVKEHIEALNIQSLLAVPLLDSGEQSGILILEQTSPRQWRQNDLVVLKTMAEQVVLAVSNARLRTLMKTLAVTDEKSGLLKRSSYLDVLLSEVRRSLQQHTPLTLMLLHFGKASAMLKEIGEAQVENMMQQVGQTLATHVRQNDVAVRYDLTSIALVLSDTAEKNAFLVVDKMRKVLSPIRVPGTERAPAISVGIAEAVLQDRFDAVDIVTEVINRVENALDQARAEGGNKAQALAAKLEPNAVA
- a CDS encoding amino acid permease; translation: MPEPEQGLKRELGARQMAMVAVGGSIGTGLLLGSGAAIQVAGPAVIVTYALSALITFTVAMALGEMSAAHPAAGSFGVYAELYLNPWAGFVARYGYWFSVVMAIGSELVAAGTYMQIWFPGVPVVVWMVVFGGFLVAINLFSVGHYGTFEYWFALIKVVTIFVFILMGAALLFAGKVHPQYVASGGFAPNGWTAPLFVISFGLYSFLGIEMVAVSSGEARSSADVARATRIAFAMLAFIYVGAMAVLVGVMPWKNAGVSESPFVTVFKVSGIPAAGFIMNFVVLSAALSGANASLYVTSRMLFSLARSGYAPRPMGVLNHHGVPMGALLVSMLGIVGAILLQLRTKHAYLYMINAALVGGMIAWLISLLAHVRFRKTITRDQLAEIGLRSPLGAAGSLLGFIAIVATVACTWWVQQAKVAAQSAVFYLLILGGAYFLMPRNKIQQP
- a CDS encoding APC family permease, which produces MRKTQTGSSRKLTVLSLAAATYFMVSGGPYGMEELVQDAGYKLAVVILFLTPLIWSLPTGLMVGELAAAIPAEGGFYVWVRRAMGPFWGFQEAWLSLVASIFDMAIYPTVFVLYLGRLWPALTAGNRGVAIAAAMIVVCLAWNLFGAKAVGEGSVLLGLLMLAPFVLITAFAFFRHVPLGNAQPAEGSFLTGILVAMWNYMGWDNASTVANEVEDPQKTYPRVMMLALGAIIFSYVIPVVAVWHLHVQADIWSTGSWASIATMVVGPWLGFALVGAAMISEFGTFNSLVMSYSRLPVAMAEDGHLPKIFARKLKDGAPWVAILVLGVAWAASLGLSFDKLIMLDILLYGASLVLEFLALIILRIREPQLLRPFRVPGGMFGAIAIAVGPTALLVIALIKNRGEHLDLWRIGSVSQLGFGMVLMALGVVYYFVAGRARK
- a CDS encoding DUF3224 domain-containing protein; translation: MTHHAKGEFEVKVVPVADDRAGDQSLGRLTIDKQIHGDLEATSVGQMLTATTAVKGSAGYVAMEKVTGTLQGRSGSFILQHSGTMAGGAQQLNITVVPDSGTGQLVGLTGRMNIIIADGKHSYDFEYTLPETK